The following proteins are encoded in a genomic region of Nakaseomyces glabratus chromosome J, complete sequence:
- the RSM18 gene encoding mitochondrial 37S ribosomal protein bS18m (CAGL0J02838g~Ortholog(s) have structural constituent of ribosome activity and mitochondrial small ribosomal subunit localization), which yields MFMVGRICGIESANVAMGLRMVQKRGIVDMRPKKKSVIDVDFEGSRENIKTINANFVPQFQRSAVYDPFDFSLSRLNLDRKMNRPKIQHHDLFEKYGLNPLNFYARPEILSYYVGSTGKILHRDVTGLSAKNQRRMAKAIRRCQAIGLMSKTHRFTNFLE from the coding sequence ATGTTCATGGTTGGAAGAATTTGTGGTATTGAGAGTGCTAATGTTGCAATGGGGTTGCGTATGGTGCAGAAGCGTGGTATAGTTGATATGAGACCTAAGAAAAAGTCTGTTATAGATGTTGATTTTGAAGGCAGCAGGGAGAATATTAAGACCATTAATGCCAACTTTGTGCCTCAGTTTCAAAGGTCTGCAGTTTACGATCCATTCGATTTCTCGCTGTCAAGGCTAAACCTGGATAGGAAGATGAACCGTCCCAAGATTCAGCATCATGACTTGTTTGAGAAGTACGGGTTAAATCCATTGAACTTTTATGCACGTCCCGAGATTTTATCATACTATGTCGGTTCTACAGGTAAAATATTGCACAGAGATGTCACTGGTCTATCAGCGAAGAACCAGCGTCGTATGGCAAAGGCCATTAGAAGATGTCAAGCCATTGGTCTGATGTCTAAGACTCACAGGTTTACAAACTTTTTGGAGTGA
- the TPA1 gene encoding oxidative DNA demethylase (CAGL0J02816g~Ortholog(s) have ferrous iron binding, oxidative DNA demethylase activity, peptidyl-proline dioxygenase activity, poly(A) binding activity) → MKRKAEAQENGNKQLDLEEDKVKGLFNQKLWTPEFREGLKNQIDSSAPYNWGNISGLVNDDLLRAVRKEIETEIHFTKKETDIYKVNQSGDLANLSGLNWDDLSRLPNMYKLRQILYSDVYRDLIGYVTGAGKLSGSKMDMSVNTYTKGCHLLTHDDVIGSRRISFILYLPDPDRKWKPQYGGGLRLFSSILPNIPETDPCAKFVPQFNEIAFFKVLPGFSFHDVEEVKVDKHRLSIQGWYHFPQPGEPGYTPGQEEAWVKNNTSTLTQLETNVLQDFEYPKQERDILPYHQVKHFEKVLYAADGKKIDEDEVKSVVQDTDSLSEKEYKYLSQYISAEHLTKEGIKKLQEQFLENSTLQIKDFLNEEVSELLKKMIKTEELEKACPYMAKDVETPWQTAMPSHKWRYMYIDGKNPRKLLKASDIMEALNNEELPNFELLRETLPKDGSVDVELKLIDLAIFYKSTIFKKYLALLTALCPLSEQILIRRFRPGNDFTLATQCRLNEFLQDVEGILPSILVGNLCLTPSSGWESGEVGGYELYMMDDENTEEEERMHKDVEDASVYRTDDNGDSVLVNNPPSWNTFNLVLRDQSVLEFVKYVSCAAKSSRWDVKMEWDVKYVGEDNE, encoded by the coding sequence ATGAAGAGAAAGGCTGAAGCTCAAGAGAACGGTAACAAGCAACTTGACTTGGAAGAGGACAAAGTTAAAGGTCTTTTCAACCAAAAGCTATGGACTCCAGAGTTCAGAGAAGGTTTGAAGAACCAGATTGACTCCTCAGCTCCTTATAACTGGGGTAACATCAGTGGTTTGGTTAACGATGATCTGTTGCGTGCTGTGCGTaaggaaattgaaactgAAATCCACTTCACCAAGAAGGAAACTGATATTTACAAAGTCAACCAAAGTGGTGACTTAGCTAACTTGTCAGGCCTAAACTGGGATGACTTGTCCAGATTGCCAAATATGTACAAGTTGCGTCAAATTCTATACTCGGATGTCTACAGAGACTTGATCGGTTACGTTACTGGTGCTGGTAAACTATCCGGTTCCAAGATGGATATGAGTGTCAACACTTACACTAAGGGTTGTCACTTGTTGACTCACGACGATGTCATCGGTTCCAGACGTATCAGTTTCATCTTGTACTTGCCAGACCCAGACAGAAAGTGGAAGCCACAATATGGTGGTGGTTTGAGATTGTTCTCAAGTATCTTGCCAAACATCCCAGAGACCGACCCATGTGCTAAGTTCGTTCCTCAATTCAACGAGATCGCTTTCTTCAAGGTCTTGCCTGGTTTCTCTTTCCAcgatgttgaagaagtcaAGGTTGACAAGCACAGATTGTCCATTCAAGGTTGGTACCATTTCCCACAACCAGGTGAGCCTGGTTACACTCCAGGTCAAGAGGAAGCATGGGTTAAGAACAATACCTCCACTTTGACTCAATTGGAAACTAACGTCCTACAAGATTTTGAATATCCAAAACAAGAGAGGGATATTCTACCATACCATCAAGTCAAGCACTTCGAGAAGGTATTATATGCCGCTGATGGTAAAAAGattgatgaagacgaaGTCAAGAGTGTCGTTCAAGATACTGACAGCTTGTCTGAGAAGGAATACAAGTACTTGTCTCAATACATCTCTGCAGAACACTTGACTAAGGAAGGTATCAAGAAATTACAAGAACAATTCTTGGAAAACTCTACTTTACAAATCAAGGACTTCTTGAATGAAGAAGTTTCTGAGctactgaagaagatgatcaAGACCGAGGAATTGGAAAAGGCTTGTCCATATATGGCCAAGGATGTCGAAACTCCATGGCAAACAGCTATGCCATCCCACAAGTGGAGATACATGTACATTGATGGTAAGAACCCACGTAAGCTATTGAAGGCCTCTGACATCATGGAAGCTTTGAACAACGAAGAACTACCAAACTTCGAGCTGCTAAGAGAAACCTTACCAAAGGACGGTTCTGTAGACGTTGAACTAAAATTGATTGACCTTGCTATCTTCTATAAGAGTACTATTTTCAAGAAGTATTTGGCTCTATTAACTGCTCTTTGTCCATTGAGTGAGCAAATCCTAATTAGAAGATTCAGACCTGGTAATGATTTCACCTTGGCTACCCAATGCCGTTTGAATGAGTTCCTACAAGACGTCGAAGGTATCCTACCATCTATCTTGGTAGGTAACCTATGTTTGACTCCAAGCAGTGGCTGGGAATCCGGTGAAGTTGGTGGTTATGAACTATACATGATGGATGACGAAAacacagaagaagaagaaagaatgCACAAGGATGTTGAAGATGCCTCCGTCTACCGTACCGATGACAATGGTGATTCTGTTCTTGTGAACAACCCACCAAGCTGGAATACTTTCAACCTAGTTCTAAGAGACCAATCTGTTCTAGAATTTGTCAAGTACGTCAGTTGCGCTGCCAAGTCCAGCAGATGGGATGTTAAGATGGAATGGGATGTCAAATATGTTGGTGAAGACAACGAATAA
- the JHD1 gene encoding [Histone H3]-lysine-36 demethylase (CAGL0J02860g~Ortholog(s) have histone demethylase activity (H3-K36 specific), methylated histone binding activity and role in histone demethylation, positive regulation of transcription elongation from RNA polymerase II promoter) — MAVKIEQALGEKRSLNDNDEVPRKKRYNFRKKVELDYSALNEGEDKKSKFFHPHIALFEKEFEKCLSNVTEDMSMTCSEYCKRFDDIDFPLKISDPENSGMVVSTNNKTTRDLTVDDITQAVGDDYFVNVMDVQSQENERWSLREWCNYFNKPAEEKDRIRNVISLEVSHVEDLQYDRPDIVDDKDLVDIVWNNVENLDTENDPRPKVTKYCLMSVKNAFTDYHLDFAGTSVYYNLAFGKKKFILYPPTPENIENYIEWSTSTYQNMLFLGEKLTGGVAMELNGGDLFMIPSGYIHVVYTPEDSLIFGGNYLTFRDISQQLKIVDVEKQTGVTKRYTFPMFDEVMGRTCEWLCQNQKKGKQMQVKKETVNDLISYMKSGKTKYKPTNFINKKQMLQELSNLYL; from the coding sequence ATGGCGGTTAAAATTGAACAAGCTCTCGGTGAGAAAAGGTCATTGAATGACAATGACGAGGTTCCAAGGAAGAAACGGTATAACTTCAGGAAGAAGGTAGAGCTGGATTACTCTGCGTTGAATGAAGGTGAGGATAAGAAATCTAAGTTTTTCCACCCTCACATAGCCCTCTTTGAGAAGGAATTTGAGAAATGTTTATCGAATGTCACAGAGGACATGTCTATGACATGCTCAGAGTATTGCAAGAggtttgatgatattgactTCCCATTAAAGATATCTGATCCGGAGAACTCTGGAATGGTGGTTTCGACTAATAATAAGACTACGAGGGACCTAACAGTTGATGATATCACTCAAGCTGTTGGTGATGACTACTTCGTTAATGTGATGGATGTGCAATCACAAGAGAATGAACGGTGGAGTCTGAGGGAATGGTGcaattatttcaataaaCCAGCAGAGGAGAAGGATAGAATAAGAAATGTTATATCTTTAGAAGTTTCCCATGTTGAAGATTTACAATATGACAGGCCAGACATTGTAGATGATAAAGATTTGGTTGACATTGTATGGAATAATGTTGAGAATCTTGATACCGAGAATGACCCAAGACCAAAAGTGACCAAGTACTGTCTAATGTCAGTAAAAAACGCATTTACAGATTACCATCTAGACTTTGCTGGAACGTCGGTATATTATAATCTTGCCTTcggaaagaagaaattcatACTTTACCCACCTACTCCAGAGAATATCGAAAATTATATCGAATGGTCTACAAGCACTTATCAGAATATGCTGTTCCTGGGTGAAAAACTTACAGGTGGTGTGGCTATGGAATTGAATGGTGGTGATCTTTTCATGATACCATCAGGCTATATACATGTAGTGTATACCCCTGAGGATTCACTAATATTTGGTGGTAACTACCTTACTTTCCGAGATATATCACAGCAACTTAAAATTGTGGATGTGGAAAAACAAACCGGTGTGACGAAGAGATACACTTTCCCGATGTTTGATGAAGTCATGGGCAGGACCTGTGAATGGCTCTgccaaaaccaaaaaaagGGCAAGCAAATGCAAGTTAAGAAGGAAACTGTTAACGATTTAATCAGTTATATGAAGTCAGGTAAAACTAAATATAAGCCTACcaattttataaataaGAAGCAAATGCTTCAAGAGCTAAGTAACTTGTATCTATAA
- the ISD11 gene encoding Isd11p (CAGL0J02794g~Ortholog(s) have cysteine desulfurase activity, role in iron-sulfur cluster assembly and L-cysteine desulfurase complex, extrinsic component of mitochondrial inner membrane, mitochondrial matrix, nucleus localization), which produces MVARQQVLQLYKQIIKNANQFSNYNFREYFLRKARTEFKANKALTDAAKIESLFQGAQRDLGVLKRQSIISQMYTFDKLVVEPVEPVEPVEPVEPVEPVEPKQ; this is translated from the coding sequence ATGGTAGCCAGACAGCAGGTATTGCAGCTTTACAAGCAGATAATCAAGAACGCCAACCAGTTCAGTAACTACAACTTCCGGGAGTACTTCCTGAGGAAGGCCAGGACAGAGTTCAAGGCGAACAAGGCTCTGACGGACGCAGCTAAGATAGAGTCCCTATTCCAAGGCGCGCAGCGCGACCTCGGCGTGTTGAAGAGACAGTCCATTATATCACAGATGTACACCTTTGACAAGCTGGTGGTGGAGCCAGTGGAGCCAGTGGAGCCAGTGGAGCCAGTGGAGCCAGTGGAGCCCGTGGAGCCAAAGCAGTAA
- the GIP2 gene encoding Gip2p (CAGL0J02904g~Ortholog(s) have protein phosphatase regulator activity, role in glycogen metabolic process, protein dephosphorylation and protein phosphatase type 1 complex localization), giving the protein MTYIRAGAVPLQEKSPREKHTANVYAGKMNGAIVGGSGKLTSLQFLHKPQRVSQLNKDRFPEEELLRNTQLNKNLHQVDSNYREYSQGPGDGGASERQQARDDLIPLSPKSTLPELDTNMLDNTLDSDNSSNDLAPFSPPVYKKSGEPVKSVLKRRSKSLPGTPGLNTSMHGASPPNKLMRSKSVHFDQTAPVRYFNENERPIDVSNADIYQQYGAYLNEYGIEDRRKAGRAGGLSAMMQEMSLDDKTKERLRALELESKRVDEGYDSTIAAGGQGNAGPKLRKSKRFHAIKKKDKDNENNKENVSNPNSTPSSANSSSTSLRDMGTAANQGNTPYSNYRTDSGASVSNGGSMFNGSYSGKQQQRVVGLYNENFPILSNKNPKSLKLNIFINLSQGKEVFLQELSLHIHRERAFYSPGSGVDIGTPINTRLLSGRVLVKNIFFDKRVLIRYTWDRWRNVQDVEGVWVSSAQGLVPGGAAMDVFHFVIDDATKWEGKASLEFCIQYTTRDDTQRLEFWDNNCGKNYCVDLVMDGFRNPFANALK; this is encoded by the coding sequence ATGACTTATATAAGGGCGGGTGCTGTGCCGCTGCAGGAGAAGAGCCCGAGGGAGAAGCACACCGCGAACGTGTACGCCGGGAAAATGAACGGTGCCATAGTGGGCGGGTCCGGGAAGCTCACGTCCTTGCAGTTTCTGCACAAGCCGCAGCGGGTCTCGCAGCTCAACAAGGACAGGTTCCCCGAGGAGGAGCTGCTCAGGAACACCCAGCTGAACAAGAACCTGCACCAGGTGGACTCGAACTACAGGGAGTACAGCCAAGGGCCCGGCGACGGCGGGGCCTCAGAGCGCCAGCAGGCGCGAGACGACCTCATACCGCTCTCGCCGAAGTCTACGCTCCCCGAGCTGGACACGAACATGCTCGACAACACCCTGGACAGCgacaacagcagcaacgACCTCGCACCATTCTCACCTCCTGTGTATAAGAAGTCCGGTGAGCCGGTGAAGAGCGTGCTGAAGAGGAGGTCTAAGTCGCTGCCGGGTACCCCGGGCCTCAACACCTCAATGCACGGCGCCAGTCCTCCGAACAAGCTGATGAGAAGCAAGAGTGTGCACTTCGACCAGACGGCGCCTGTGCGCTACTTCAACGAGAACGAGAGGCCCATCGACGTCTCAAACGCGGACATATACCAGCAATACGGCGCGTACCTGAATGAGTACGGTATAGAAGATAGAAGAAAAGCCGGTAGGGCAGGAGGATTGTCGGCCATGATGCAGGAAATGTCGCTAGACGACAAGACCAAGGAGAGGCTGCGTGCGCTCGAGCTCGAGTCCAAGAGGGTGGACGAAGGGTATGACTCTACCATTGCTGCAGGTGGCCAAGGCAACGCTGGTCCGAAGCTAAGGAAGAGTAAACGGTTTCATGCgatcaagaagaaagataaaGATAACGAAAACAACAAGGAGAATGTGTCTAATCCGAACTCCACACCATCTTCAGCGAACTCCAGTAGCACCTCGCTCAGAGACATGGGCACGGCCGCAAACCAAGGGAACACACCATACAGCAACTATAGAACGGACAGCGGAGCCTCGGTGTCCAATGGTGGTTCCATGTTCAACGGGTCGTACTCTGGGAAGCAGCAGCAACGGGTTGTGGGGCTATACAACGAGAATTTCCCTATCCTGAGTAACAAGAACCCGAAGAGCCTGAAGTTgaacatcttcatcaacctCTCGCAAGGGAAGGAGGTGTTCTTGCAGGAGTTGTCGCTGCATATTCACAGGGAGAGGGCATTCTACAGCCCCGGCAGTGGTGTGGACATAGGCACTCCGATAAACACACGTTTGCTGAGCGGGCGTGTGCTCGTCAAGAACATATTCTTCGACAAGAGGGTGCTGATACGGTACACCTGGGACCGCTGGCGGAACGTCCAGGACGTGGAAGGCGTGTGGGTCAGCAGCGCACAGGGACTGGTGCCCGGCGGCGCCGCCATGGACGTCTTCCACTTTGTCATCGACGACGCCACCAAGTGGGAGGGCAAAGCCAGCCTCGAGTTCTGCATACAGTACACCACAAGAGACGACACCCAGAGACTAGAGTTCTGGGACAACAACTGCGGCAAGAACTACTGCGTGGACCTGGTCATGGACGGCTTCAGAAACCCCTTCGCAAACGCTCTCAAGTAA
- the PET117 gene encoding Pet117p (CAGL0J02926g~Cytochrome c oxidase assembly factor; mutants are respiratory-deficient), which yields MINEPGGEVIKAGGREGVTAILASIYNQDQTMSRASKITFGVSCAVTLATIIGVHYVQELERETLHQGPIKDAKRVAEKKKLMPAGTDEKKLLNRSEHELQQELRKKYESMQPLSGEVVTQDGERVK from the coding sequence ATGATCAACGAACCCGGGGGTGAAGTGATAAAAGCTGGGGGTAGGGAAGGAGTAACCGCAATCCTAGCATCCATATATAACCAGGACCAGACAATGAGCCGAGCCAGTAAGATAACCTTTGGCGTTTCATGCGCGGTGACGCTAGCGACCATCATCGGCGTGCACTATGTGCAGGAGCTGGAGCGGGAGACGCTGCACCAGGGGCCCATCAAGGACGCGAAGCGTGTTgctgagaagaagaagctaatGCCTGCGGGCACGGACGAGAAGAAGCTGCTGAACAGGAGCGAGCACGAGCTGCAGCAGGAGCTCCGAAAGAAGTACGAGTCCATGCAGCCTCTGAGCGGCGAGGTCGTCACCCAGGATGGCGAGCGTGTCAAGTGA
- the HOM3 gene encoding aspartate kinase (CAGL0J02882g~Ortholog(s) have aspartate kinase activity, role in homoserine biosynthetic process, methionine biosynthetic process, threonine biosynthetic process and cytosol localization) → MAYSTSATSNWVVQKFGGTSVGKFPVQIVDEIVKYYSSSKQDGGFDNDVAVVCSARSSYTKQEGTTSRLLKCCDLASQDQEYSDIIETIRQDHVSNAERFLEDSPLVAKLIDDTNKELALVDKYLSASKVLGEVSNRTIDLVMSCGEKLSCLFITALCNDRGCKAKYVDLSNVVPSDYQTTTLDTSFYTFLVQALKEKLEPFVNSKERIVPVFTGFFGFIPMGLLNGVGRGYTDLCAALIAVALNADELQVWKEVDGIFTADPRKVPQARLLDSVTPEEASELTYYGSEVIHPFTMEQVIRAKIPIRIKNVQNPKGNGTIIYPDNVAKKGESTPPHPPEALSSTFFEKKRRGATAITTKNDIVVLNVHSNKKTLSHGFLAQIFTVLDKYKLVVDLISTSEVHVSMALPIPDSDSMKALRSAVEKLKPLGSVDIIKKMSIVSLVGKQMKQFIGIAGTMFTTLAEQGINIEMISQGANEINISCVIDEMDSIKALQSIHKKLLDELPENGSGSEQFEKAVDERLEQIKRLNL, encoded by the coding sequence ATGGCTTACAGTACAAGTGCTACATCTAATTGGGTTGTGCAGAAGTTCGGTGGTACTTCTGTCGGTAAATTCCCTGTGCAGATCGTGGACGAGATAGTCAAGTACTACTCTTCTTCCAAACAGGACGGTGGGTTTGATAACGATGTCGCCGTTGTGTGTTCCGCGAGGTCCTCCTATACCAAGCAGGAAGGTACCACTTCTAGGCTGCTGAAGTGTTGTGATCTGGCATCTCAGGACCAGGAGTACAGCGACATTATCGAGACCATAAGGCAGGATCACGTCAGCAACGCCGAGAGGTTTCTGGAGGACTCTCCTTTAGTCGCCAAGTTGATCGACGACACTAACAAAGAGCTGGCCCTAGTGGATAAGTACCTGTCCGCCTCGAAGGTGTTGGGTGAGGTCAGCAATAGAACCATCGACCTGGTGATGTCCTGTGGTGAGAAGTTGAGTTGTCTGTTCATCACCGCGCTTTGCAACGACCGTGGGTGCAAAGCCAAGTATGTCGACCTTTCCAACGTGGTCCCATCAGATTATCAAACTACTACACTAGATACCAGTTTCTACACTTTCCTGGTCCAGGCCCTGAAGGAAAAACTGGAACCATTCGTAAACTCCAAGGAGAGAATCGTGCCAGTATTCACCGGTTTCTTCGGTTTCATCCCAATGGGTCTGCTGAATGGTGTCGGTCGTGGTTACACTGACTTGTGTGCGGCTTTGATCGCCGTCGCCTTGAACGCAGACGAATTGCAAGTATGGAAAGAAGTCGATGGTATCTTCACCGCCGATCCACGTAAAGTCCCTCAGGCTCGTCTACTGGACAGTGTCACGCCTGAAGAGGCCTCAGAATTGACCTACTACGGTTCCGAAGTCATTCACCCATTCACCATGGAGCAAGTCATAAGAGCTAAGATTCCTATCAGAATCAAGAACGTCCAGAATCCAAAGGGCAACGGTACAATCATTTATCCAGACAATGTGGCCAAGAAAGGTGAGTCCACTCCACCACATCCACCTGAGGCCTTGAGCTCCACTTTCTTcgaaaagaagagaagaggTGCTACCGCTATCACTACTAAGAACGATATCGTCGTGCTGAATGTTCACTCCAACAAGAAGACTCTGTCTCACGGTTTCCTAGCTCAGATATTTACCGTTCTGGATAAGTACAAGCTAGTTGTCGATTTGATTTCCACCTCAGAAGTTCACGTCTCTATGGCTCTTCCAATCCCTGATAGTGACTCGATGAAGGCTCTGAGATCCGCAGTTGAGAAATTGAAGCCCTTGGGTTCAGTCGATATCATCAAGAAGATGTCCATCGTTTCCTTGGTCGGTAAGCAAATGAAACAATTCATTGGTATCGCCGGTACCATGTTTACCACTCTGGCAGAGCAAGGTATCAACATCGAAATGATTTCTCAAGGTGCCAACGAGATTAACATCTCCTgtgttattgatgaaatggaCTCCATAAAAGCCCTTCAATCCATTCACAAGAAACTACTAGACGAACTCCCAGAAAATGGATCTGGCTCTGAACAATTTGAGAAGGCGGTCGATGAAAGACTTGAACAAATCAAGAGGTTGAACTTGTAG
- the CAJ1 gene encoding Caj1p (CAGL0J02750g~Ortholog of S. cerevisiae : CAJ1, C. albicans SC5314 : C4_05810W_A, C. dubliniensis CD36 : Cd36_45380, C. parapsilosis CDC317 : CPAR2_500650 and Candida tenuis NRRL Y-1498 : CANTEDRAFT_132273), whose translation MVKDTEFYDVLGISPEATPSEIKKAYRKMAMLTHPDKHPDDPEAQAKFQAVGEAYQVLNDPALRKQYDEFGKDNAVPQQGFEDAEEYFTAIFGGDGFKDWIGDFSLFKELNEATDMMSEDATTDATAAATTSEAGMVKHDGKTDAKDKSGKMTKEQREKLWEMEKKRREEVAKQVEELARKLKEKLLQYNLAVKGGHLDDFNRKLDQEVEELKLESFGLELLYLIARVYKTKANNYLMAKKTFGFSKIFTSTRDNARTVKSAYNLLSTGMEAQKAMEQMSKVDEDQLDQYERAKFENEMAGKALGVMWAMNKFELERKLKDVCNTVLSDKSVSSSERRERAKGLLFIASRFASAKRSPEEAEEAKVFEEFILGEKQKHGSKP comes from the coding sequence ATGGTCAAGGATACTGAGTTTTATGATGTGTTGGGGATATCCCCTGAGGCTACGCCTTCTGAGATCAAGAAGGCGTACCGTAAGATGGCGATGTTGACGCATCCGGATAAGCACCCTGATGATCCTGAAGCGCAGGCTAAATTCCAGGCGGTAGGTGAAGCGTACCAGGTTTTGAACGATCCTGCATTGCGGAAGCAGTATGATGAATTTGGTAAAGACAATGCAGTGCCTCAGCAAGGTTTCGAGGACGCTGAGGAGTATTTCACCGCGATTTTTGGTGGTGATGGTTTCAAGGACTGGATTGGTGATTTCTCTTTGTTCAAGGAGCTGAACGAGGCTACTGACATGATGTCTGAGGATGCCACTACTGACGCTACTGCTGCCGCTACAACTTCTGAAGCCGGCATGGTCAAGCATGATGGGAAGACAGATGCCAAGGACAAGAGTGGGAAGATGACCAAAGAACAAAGGGAGAAGTTGTGGGAgatggagaagaagagacGGGAGGAAGTCGCAAAGCAAGTCGAGGAGTTGGCTCGTAAGTTGAAGGAAAAACTATTACAATACAATTTGgctgtcaaaggtggacACCTTGATGACTTCAACAGGAAACTGGATCAGGAAGtagaagaattgaaattggAAAGTTTTGGTCTTGAGTTACTCTACTTGATTGCAAGGGTGTACAAGACGAAAGCCAATAACTACTTAATGGCTAAGAAGACATTCGGTTTCTCCAAGATTTTCACAAGTACTAGGGATAACGCACGTACCGTAAAGTCGGCCTATAATTTATTGTCAACTGGTATGGAAGCACAAAAAGCCATGGAACAGATGAGTAAAGTGGATGAGGATCAACTTGATCAGTATGAGAGAGCCAAGTTCGAAAATGAGATGGCAGGTAAGGCCTTGGGTGTCATGTGGGCCATGAACAAATTCGAAttggaaagaaaattgaaagatgTATGTAACACTGTCCTATCGGATAAATCAGTGTCATCTAGCGAACGTCGTGAAAGAGCTAAGGGTCTATTGTTCATTGCGTCAAGATTTGCAAGTGCAAAGAGATCTCcagaagaagcagaagaagcCAAggtatttgaagaatttatcCTTGGTGAGAAGCAAAAACACGGCTCCAAACCTTGA